Proteins co-encoded in one Trueperella abortisuis genomic window:
- the lexA gene encoding transcriptional repressor LexA, which yields MSISDRQLAILRAICSAIAERGFPPTVREIGQIVGLKSSSSVKYQLDLLEHENLIARDPRRPRTIEVTDRGLELASFEPPAPAIPTSTRVPGTASYRLDDSDVAITAPVNVPAVGRIAAGGPILAEQHVEDVFPLPRQLTGDGDLFMLSVSGDSMIDAAICDGDWVVVRRQPVAENGEIVAAMIDGEATVKTLSRKDGHVWLLPRNTNYAPIPGDQAQILGKVVTVLRAL from the coding sequence ATGAGCATCTCGGATCGCCAACTCGCCATTTTGCGCGCCATCTGCTCGGCGATCGCCGAACGCGGCTTTCCGCCCACCGTGCGAGAGATCGGCCAGATCGTCGGCCTGAAGTCGTCCTCGTCGGTCAAGTACCAGCTCGACCTGCTCGAGCACGAGAACCTCATCGCGCGCGATCCCCGCCGGCCCCGCACCATCGAGGTCACGGATCGCGGCCTGGAGCTGGCCAGCTTCGAGCCGCCAGCACCCGCGATCCCCACGAGCACCCGCGTCCCCGGCACCGCCAGCTACCGCCTCGACGACTCCGACGTCGCCATCACCGCTCCCGTCAACGTCCCCGCCGTGGGCCGCATCGCGGCCGGCGGTCCGATCCTCGCCGAGCAGCACGTCGAGGATGTCTTCCCCCTGCCCCGTCAGCTCACGGGAGACGGCGACCTGTTCATGCTCTCCGTCTCGGGCGATTCCATGATCGACGCCGCGATCTGCGACGGAGACTGGGTGGTCGTTCGCCGCCAGCCCGTGGCTGAGAACGGTGAGATCGTCGCGGCAATGATCGACGGGGAGGCTACGGTCAAGACACTCTCACGCAAGGACGGGCACGTGTGGCTCCTGCCCCGCAACACCAACTACGCACCCATCCCCGGTGATCAGGCCCAAATCCTGGGCAAGGTGGTCACTGTTCTTCGAGCCCTGTAG
- a CDS encoding LysM peptidoglycan-binding domain-containing protein yields the protein MTALQSDANVAVRPALRAVRAGERKAGERKAAVRPDRPAEASRLLRAVPTPGSADVGFVRPSRPVRQIRQVARTSASRAAGSGRPVRIARSAQAGTWAARQDRATRAVVVRRQRIILALGIAAAAIFAFALGIFLYAALGLGLQAGGVTTVMAGDSLWSIASAMGTGLPTERVVHDIMALNALDGTHIAAGSQLLLPSY from the coding sequence ATGACTGCACTTCAATCCGACGCTAACGTCGCTGTGCGCCCGGCACTTCGGGCGGTTCGTGCCGGTGAGCGGAAGGCTGGTGAGCGGAAGGCCGCGGTGCGTCCTGACCGGCCGGCGGAGGCATCTCGACTTCTTCGTGCCGTTCCCACTCCCGGGTCGGCCGACGTGGGGTTCGTCCGGCCGTCTCGCCCGGTCCGCCAGATCCGCCAGGTAGCCCGTACGAGTGCGTCGCGCGCGGCGGGAAGCGGGCGTCCCGTGCGCATCGCGCGTTCGGCGCAGGCGGGTACGTGGGCGGCCCGGCAGGATCGTGCTACGCGCGCTGTCGTCGTCCGCCGCCAGCGCATCATCCTCGCCCTCGGCATCGCGGCGGCGGCGATCTTCGCCTTCGCGCTGGGCATCTTTCTCTACGCGGCGCTTGGCCTTGGTCTCCAGGCGGGCGGCGTCACCACGGTCATGGCGGGGGATTCACTGTGGTCAATCGCCAGCGCGATGGGTACCGGCCTGCCCACGGAGCGGGTGGTCCATGACATCATGGCCCTCAACGCGCTTGACGGCACACACATCGCGGCCGGCTCGCAGCTCCTGTTGCCGTCCTACTGA
- the nrdR gene encoding transcriptional regulator NrdR produces MFCPFCHYEDSRVIDTRTSDDGQLIRRRRECPQCGRRFSTTETATLMVIKRSGATEPFSRDKVIKGVGRACQGRPVTSDQLAVLAQKVEETIRASGVAQIDSQDVGLAILEPLRELDKVAYLRFASVYSNFESLEDFEQTIAELKAGK; encoded by the coding sequence ATGTTCTGTCCTTTTTGTCACTATGAAGACTCCCGCGTCATCGACACCCGCACATCCGACGACGGTCAGCTCATCCGGCGGCGCCGTGAATGCCCGCAGTGTGGGCGTAGGTTCTCTACCACGGAGACAGCCACCCTCATGGTGATCAAACGGTCGGGCGCCACCGAGCCGTTCTCGCGGGACAAGGTGATCAAGGGCGTCGGGCGGGCCTGCCAGGGCAGGCCCGTGACCAGCGATCAGCTCGCCGTCCTGGCCCAGAAGGTGGAGGAGACGATTCGCGCCTCCGGGGTGGCCCAGATCGACTCACAGGATGTCGGCCTCGCCATCCTCGAGCCGCTGCGCGAACTCGACAAGGTGGCCTACCTACGCTTCGCCTCCGTGTATTCGAACTTCGAGTCGTTGGAGGACTTCGAGCAGACGATCGCCGAACTCAAGGCCGGCAAGTAG
- a CDS encoding AMP-binding protein, with protein sequence MDQMARAHSYYADGVATTIEPVTTTIDQLLVNATRDFPDRVAIDFLAREFTYAEVFDEVRRAAQVLTMCGVRKGDVISVVLPNCPQHYVAFYAAQFLGVTVAEHNPLAPAAQIDTQIDLVGSTVVIGWEQTLEKLLADGDFKDRTYLAVNLTKALPASSQFLLKMPLKAARAQRNKLRGRVPDGVHSWDNQVRHNAPLDLSRVAGPQLDDIAVLLMTGGTTGTPKAVALSHRALVSNTKQIEAWLRDLTYGQETVGAVLPFFHAFGLQLSMLTCVNLAATQAMTPSFDVDILFAAHRRHPMTFFGGVPPMFTRMLDAIDAGKSADLSTIRYSVCGAMPLDPELAQRWEARAGLMIEGYGMTEASPVIAGSPLSERRRPSTLGLPFPSTEVKIVDPEDHSVEVPDGEIGELAVRGPQIFQGYYKNPEETAAALTDGWLFTGDLGRWDDGFLVMADRRKEMIINSGFNVYPSQVESAVRDMPGVVDVAVVGMPTDTFSESVVAALVLEPGASVDLDAVRAWTEDKLSHYAMPKSIAIFDELPRSQLGKVMRKKVTERLANLELVSGQWRERVSEATAKSAERLDEYVTSVKERAAARAAGAAAANDAEAETPGEEHQTPGEERQARE encoded by the coding sequence ATGGACCAGATGGCACGCGCCCACTCCTATTACGCCGACGGCGTGGCGACGACGATCGAACCCGTCACCACCACGATCGACCAGCTACTCGTCAACGCCACGCGGGACTTCCCCGACCGGGTCGCGATTGACTTCCTCGCCCGGGAGTTCACCTACGCGGAGGTCTTCGACGAGGTACGCCGCGCCGCCCAGGTGCTGACCATGTGCGGCGTGCGCAAGGGCGACGTCATCTCGGTGGTTTTACCCAACTGCCCCCAGCACTACGTCGCCTTCTACGCGGCGCAGTTCCTCGGGGTGACGGTCGCCGAGCACAACCCGCTTGCCCCCGCCGCCCAGATCGATACCCAAATCGACCTGGTGGGCTCGACAGTGGTGATCGGCTGGGAGCAGACGCTGGAGAAGCTGTTGGCCGACGGCGACTTCAAGGATCGCACCTACCTCGCCGTCAACCTCACCAAAGCCCTTCCCGCCTCGTCCCAGTTCCTCCTCAAGATGCCACTCAAGGCCGCCAGGGCTCAGCGCAACAAGCTGCGCGGGCGCGTGCCTGACGGGGTGCATTCGTGGGACAACCAGGTCCGCCACAACGCCCCTTTAGACCTCAGTAGGGTCGCCGGCCCGCAGCTCGACGACATCGCCGTCCTGCTCATGACGGGCGGCACCACGGGCACGCCGAAGGCGGTGGCGCTCAGCCACCGCGCCCTCGTGTCGAATACGAAACAGATCGAGGCGTGGCTCAGAGACCTCACTTACGGTCAGGAGACGGTGGGCGCCGTGCTTCCCTTCTTCCACGCTTTCGGGTTGCAGCTGTCGATGCTCACGTGCGTCAACCTCGCCGCAACCCAGGCCATGACCCCATCCTTCGACGTCGACATTCTTTTCGCCGCCCACCGGCGCCACCCCATGACGTTCTTTGGGGGCGTGCCGCCGATGTTTACCCGGATGCTCGACGCGATCGACGCCGGCAAGTCCGCCGACCTGTCCACCATCCGTTACTCCGTCTGCGGCGCGATGCCCCTCGACCCGGAACTCGCCCAACGCTGGGAGGCCCGCGCTGGCCTCATGATCGAGGGTTACGGGATGACGGAGGCTTCGCCCGTGATTGCGGGGTCTCCCCTGTCCGAACGACGCCGCCCCTCCACCCTCGGCCTGCCCTTCCCCTCTACGGAGGTCAAGATCGTGGACCCCGAAGACCACTCGGTCGAGGTCCCGGACGGGGAGATCGGAGAACTGGCGGTGCGCGGCCCGCAGATCTTTCAGGGTTACTACAAGAACCCGGAGGAGACGGCGGCCGCTCTCACGGACGGCTGGCTGTTCACCGGCGACCTCGGGCGCTGGGACGATGGCTTCCTCGTCATGGCCGACCGGCGCAAGGAGATGATCATTAACTCCGGCTTCAACGTCTACCCCTCACAGGTGGAGTCGGCCGTGCGCGACATGCCGGGCGTGGTTGACGTGGCGGTGGTCGGCATGCCCACCGACACCTTCTCCGAGTCTGTGGTCGCCGCGCTCGTGCTCGAGCCGGGGGCCAGCGTAGACCTGGACGCAGTACGGGCGTGGACCGAAGACAAGCTTTCCCACTACGCGATGCCCAAGTCTATCGCTATCTTCGACGAACTTCCCCGCTCGCAACTGGGCAAGGTCATGCGCAAGAAGGTAACCGAGCGCCTTGCCAACCTCGAGCTTGTCTCGGGTCAGTGGCGTGAGCGGGTATCGGAGGCGACGGCGAAGAGCGCCGAACGGCTGGACGAATATGTGACCTCCGTCAAGGAGCGCGCCGCGGCCCGAGCCGCCGGCGCCGCGGCCGCCAACGACGCCGAAGCTGAAACCCCCGGCGAGGAACACCAGACTCCCGGCGAGGAACGCCAGGCGCGGGAGTAG
- the serA gene encoding phosphoglycerate dehydrogenase — translation MARVLLLENPHEVADEAYGRYGIEVERVPGSLATDDLIERLQNFDMVGIRSKTNITREVIEACPRLTAIGAYCIGTNQIDLEAASDHGVAVFNAPYSNTRSVVEMAIGELILLVRRIPSKNAALHKGVWQKTAAGAHEVRGKTLGIIGYGSIGSQLSVVAEALGMKVIFHDIAERLALGNATKVSLDELLATSDVVSLHIDGRPSNTGYFDAEKFAKLKDGAILLNLARGHVMDLDALREAILSGRVAGAAVDVFPSEPLKNGDPFSSVLVGLDNVILTPHIGGSTLEAQESIGGFVTGKLLNYWRKGSTELSVNTPNIATAPSAPALHRVAWYHWNTPGALADVNRLFADEGVNVTFQSLATQGEYGYMVTDIASEVPAAVLERLEHAKAHIRLRLLTRE, via the coding sequence GTGGCACGGGTCCTGCTTCTTGAGAATCCACACGAGGTTGCTGACGAAGCCTACGGGCGCTACGGGATCGAGGTCGAACGCGTGCCCGGCTCTCTGGCCACTGACGACCTCATCGAGCGTCTGCAGAACTTCGACATGGTCGGCATCCGCTCCAAGACGAACATCACCCGTGAGGTGATCGAGGCCTGCCCGCGGCTGACCGCGATCGGCGCCTACTGCATCGGCACCAACCAGATCGACCTCGAGGCGGCCTCCGACCACGGCGTGGCGGTCTTCAACGCCCCCTATTCCAACACCCGCTCCGTGGTGGAGATGGCGATCGGCGAGCTCATCTTGCTGGTGCGCCGCATCCCCTCGAAGAACGCGGCCCTCCACAAGGGCGTGTGGCAAAAGACCGCCGCCGGCGCCCACGAGGTGCGCGGCAAGACGCTGGGCATCATCGGCTACGGCTCGATCGGTTCCCAGCTGTCCGTGGTCGCGGAGGCCCTCGGTATGAAGGTCATCTTCCACGACATCGCCGAGCGCCTCGCGCTGGGCAACGCCACCAAGGTCTCCCTCGACGAGCTGCTCGCCACCTCCGACGTCGTCTCCCTCCACATCGACGGGCGCCCCTCCAACACGGGTTACTTCGACGCGGAGAAATTCGCCAAGCTCAAGGACGGAGCCATCCTGCTCAACCTCGCCCGTGGCCACGTCATGGACCTCGACGCCCTGCGCGAGGCCATCCTGTCCGGCCGGGTAGCTGGCGCCGCCGTCGACGTCTTCCCCAGCGAGCCGCTGAAGAACGGAGACCCGTTCTCCTCCGTGCTCGTCGGCCTCGACAACGTCATCCTCACCCCGCACATCGGCGGCTCTACCCTCGAGGCTCAGGAGTCGATCGGCGGGTTCGTCACCGGCAAGCTTCTCAACTACTGGCGCAAGGGCTCGACGGAGCTGTCCGTCAACACCCCCAACATCGCCACGGCCCCGTCCGCCCCCGCTCTGCACCGGGTGGCTTGGTACCACTGGAATACGCCTGGCGCTCTGGCCGACGTCAACCGGCTCTTCGCCGACGAGGGCGTCAACGTCACCTTCCAGTCGTTGGCCACCCAGGGCGAATACGGATACATGGTCACCGACATCGCCTCCGAGGTTCCAGCCGCCGTCCTCGAGCGACTCGAGCACGCCAAGGCTCACATCCGCCTGCGCCTCTTGACGCGAGAATAG
- a CDS encoding HelD family protein, with the protein MHKSAIERAIAEEQGFVDVAYAALDRQREYYRGQLARVRAQGGRGTPGAVSERDSFASHYEDNLLRLRNVENRLVMGRLDHNDGAMTHIGRMTLRDEGRHIVLTDWRAPQSEPFYQATAAQPGTVVRRRHIQTRMREVTSVEDELLDQATSSELNLTGEGALMAAMAQARDGKMGDIVGTIQAEQDRVIRSADAGVLVVQGGPGTGKTAVALHRAAYLLYTHRERLSRSGVLIIGPSPIFLRYIDQVLPSLGESDVVSTTIEELLPGVSPTASEPVEVAQIKGRRVWADIAKRAVRQILQKPLRKPVSFAVDGKRLTLTPQMVEDAQRRARRSGKPHNQAREVYARRLVTVLAEQLAAALETTVEDADWLISDIAESIDARREINLRWLPSSPVTLLERLYHFPELLERVAPQLSPADRAALRRERGSGLTPADIPIIDELAEHLGEFASDAERHAKAAKEAEERRLSEYVSSTMSAMGLGGGIVSSDMMTRRVAESDSGDTLAERAARDRTWTYGHVVIDEAQELSPMQWRMIERRNPSRSMTIVGDLDQRPSGAPEGGWEDALGPLANHHRVEKLTISYRTPATILSKAAEVMAAQGHPVGYMRAARDLDGALAYHRGADEELIELVARACRELDEDFGMERGSVGVVVAKDDLERVGTLLESTSRLKDWTLDRHGFEISARIHVLTAGMSKGLEYDVVVLVEPEAILGDGPGDLYVAMTRPTRRLDVLTRGPLPKGF; encoded by the coding sequence GTGCACAAATCCGCCATCGAACGGGCCATCGCCGAGGAGCAGGGCTTCGTCGACGTCGCCTACGCGGCGCTCGACCGCCAGCGCGAGTACTATCGCGGGCAGCTCGCCCGGGTGCGCGCCCAGGGCGGGCGTGGCACGCCCGGAGCGGTTTCCGAGCGCGACTCCTTTGCCAGCCACTACGAGGACAACCTGCTACGGCTACGCAACGTCGAAAACCGCCTCGTCATGGGCCGCCTCGACCACAACGACGGCGCGATGACGCACATCGGGCGCATGACGCTTCGCGACGAGGGACGCCACATCGTCCTCACAGACTGGCGCGCCCCGCAGTCCGAACCGTTCTACCAGGCCACCGCCGCCCAGCCGGGCACCGTGGTGCGCCGCCGCCACATCCAAACCAGGATGCGGGAGGTGACGAGCGTCGAGGACGAACTGCTCGACCAGGCCACCTCCTCCGAGCTCAACCTCACGGGCGAGGGCGCGCTCATGGCCGCCATGGCCCAGGCGCGCGACGGCAAGATGGGCGACATCGTGGGTACCATCCAGGCCGAGCAGGACCGGGTGATCCGCTCCGCGGACGCCGGCGTGCTCGTGGTCCAGGGCGGGCCGGGTACCGGCAAGACGGCGGTAGCCCTGCACCGCGCCGCCTACCTGCTCTACACCCACCGCGAGCGCCTGTCCCGCTCCGGGGTGCTCATCATCGGCCCCTCCCCGATCTTCCTGCGCTACATCGATCAGGTGCTGCCCTCGCTGGGCGAGTCCGACGTCGTCTCCACGACCATCGAGGAGCTGTTGCCCGGGGTCAGCCCCACGGCGAGCGAGCCGGTCGAGGTGGCACAGATCAAGGGCCGGCGGGTGTGGGCTGACATCGCCAAGCGGGCGGTGCGCCAGATCCTTCAAAAGCCCCTGCGAAAGCCGGTGTCCTTCGCGGTGGATGGCAAGAGGCTCACGCTGACGCCGCAGATGGTCGAGGACGCCCAGCGCCGCGCCCGCCGCTCCGGCAAGCCGCACAACCAGGCGCGCGAGGTCTACGCCCGCCGCCTCGTCACAGTCCTCGCCGAACAGCTTGCCGCCGCGTTGGAGACCACCGTGGAGGATGCAGACTGGCTCATCTCCGACATCGCCGAGTCCATCGACGCCCGGCGCGAGATCAACCTGCGCTGGCTGCCCTCCTCACCGGTGACCCTACTCGAGCGCCTCTACCACTTTCCCGAGCTCCTCGAACGGGTCGCCCCGCAGTTGAGCCCCGCCGATCGAGCCGCGCTACGCCGCGAGCGCGGCAGCGGCCTGACCCCGGCCGACATCCCGATCATCGACGAGCTGGCCGAGCACCTGGGCGAGTTTGCCTCCGACGCCGAACGGCACGCCAAGGCGGCCAAGGAAGCCGAGGAGCGCCGACTCAGCGAGTACGTCAGCTCCACCATGTCCGCGATGGGCCTAGGCGGGGGCATCGTCAGCTCCGACATGATGACGCGCCGGGTCGCCGAGTCCGACTCGGGCGACACCCTCGCCGAGCGCGCCGCGCGCGACCGGACGTGGACCTACGGGCACGTCGTCATCGACGAAGCCCAAGAGCTGTCCCCCATGCAGTGGCGGATGATCGAGCGGCGCAACCCCTCCCGCTCCATGACGATCGTCGGCGACCTCGACCAGCGCCCCTCCGGCGCCCCCGAGGGCGGCTGGGAGGACGCGCTCGGCCCGCTCGCGAACCATCACCGGGTGGAAAAGCTCACCATCTCCTACCGCACGCCCGCCACCATCTTGTCGAAGGCCGCCGAGGTCATGGCCGCTCAGGGCCATCCCGTCGGCTACATGCGTGCCGCGCGCGACCTCGATGGGGCACTCGCCTACCACCGCGGCGCGGACGAGGAGCTGATCGAGCTCGTCGCCCGAGCCTGCCGCGAACTCGATGAGGACTTCGGGATGGAGCGCGGGTCGGTCGGCGTCGTCGTCGCGAAAGATGACCTCGAGCGCGTCGGGACCCTGCTCGAATCCACGTCGCGTCTCAAGGACTGGACGCTCGATCGGCACGGTTTCGAGATATCGGCGAGAATACATGTGTTGACCGCGGGGATGTCGAAGGGTCTGGAGTACGACGTCGTCGTGCTGGTGGAGCCGGAAGCCATTCTGGGAGACGGGCCGGGCGACCTCTACGTCGCCATGACGCGCCCCACGAGGCGACTCGACGTCCTGACGCGCGGCCCACTTCCGAAGGGTTTCTAG
- a CDS encoding PAC2 family protein produces MAHFYTLEPGIENLRVRTLVLNLVDPLIDAGNTAQAIDATIKTLDAEQIGSFDPDPLFDYRAQRPIVSYSDGRIVGMAMPHVALMLVTDVHGESFLYLEGLEPDFRWNAMAEDILEIVERFGVQSVYSFAAMPAPVPHTRPVDMLIRTTESAGKHPVVEGFAEHYAELSDVFEHAAAARCVPVINIRVRVPFYLVRGESPFIAGALAAIKMLAARGGPTFPLGDLEQLEDSQRGAMEEMRVEGSDFDQLVRKLEADYDASDVGFVTNDESLPVIPSSEEIGDAVEQFLASHESSPLDRVQKTKVEQRGFASDLRRLGKGFRGGFGRLSRDDESEGGEK; encoded by the coding sequence GTGGCACATTTCTACACACTTGAGCCAGGCATCGAAAACCTGCGCGTGCGGACGCTGGTGCTCAACCTCGTCGACCCGCTCATCGACGCCGGCAACACCGCCCAAGCCATCGATGCGACCATCAAGACGCTCGACGCGGAGCAGATCGGCTCCTTCGATCCCGATCCTCTCTTCGACTATCGCGCCCAGCGCCCTATCGTCAGCTACTCCGACGGCCGCATTGTCGGTATGGCCATGCCGCACGTCGCCCTCATGCTCGTCACCGATGTGCACGGGGAGTCCTTCCTTTACCTCGAGGGCCTCGAGCCTGACTTCAGGTGGAACGCGATGGCCGAGGACATCCTGGAGATCGTGGAGCGCTTCGGAGTGCAGAGCGTGTACTCGTTTGCCGCGATGCCAGCCCCCGTGCCGCACACGCGGCCGGTGGACATGCTCATCCGCACCACCGAGTCCGCCGGTAAACACCCGGTGGTTGAGGGTTTCGCCGAGCACTACGCCGAGCTGTCCGACGTCTTCGAGCACGCCGCGGCCGCGCGTTGCGTGCCGGTGATCAACATCCGAGTACGCGTTCCGTTCTACCTGGTGCGCGGGGAGAGCCCGTTCATCGCGGGCGCGCTCGCGGCTATCAAGATGTTGGCCGCACGCGGCGGACCGACCTTCCCGTTGGGCGACCTCGAACAGCTTGAGGATTCACAGCGCGGCGCAATGGAAGAGATGCGCGTGGAGGGCTCCGACTTCGATCAGCTTGTTCGCAAGCTGGAGGCGGACTACGACGCCTCCGACGTCGGCTTCGTCACCAACGACGAGTCTCTGCCCGTCATCCCCTCTTCGGAGGAAATCGGCGACGCCGTGGAGCAGTTCCTCGCCTCCCACGAATCCTCCCCGCTCGATCGGGTGCAGAAAACCAAGGTCGAACAGCGCGGCTTCGCCTCGGATTTGCGCCGCCTCGGCAAGGGCTTTCGCGGGGGATTCGGCCGGCTCTCGCGCGACGACGAGTCCGAGGGTGGCGAAAAGTAG
- a CDS encoding spermidine synthase has protein sequence MARKSNAGLTRVQTSMSSVDIVERDGLLTLYVDGVESSAIDPLDPAHLEFEYMQHIRIALDAMIDGPVRALHLGGAGCALARAIDAERPGSRQLAIEIDPELATLVREWIDLPSAPRLRIRAEDARVTLDTNSGSWHLIVRDAFAAGRIPRHLTTVEAHADAARLLADGGLYALNIAGEAGLAPVYREVRALRISFAHIAAIADPAIVKGHRFGNVILLASQAPLPLETMSRAVRRLPLPTVVVGQARLEESAAGAPLLHDADVGWPPASPLRG, from the coding sequence ATGGCCCGCAAATCAAACGCAGGACTCACGCGCGTCCAGACCTCCATGTCGAGCGTGGATATCGTCGAGCGCGACGGCCTGCTCACCCTGTACGTGGACGGCGTGGAGTCCTCCGCCATCGACCCGCTCGATCCCGCCCACCTCGAGTTCGAATACATGCAGCACATCCGCATCGCGCTCGATGCGATGATCGACGGGCCCGTCCGCGCCCTCCACCTGGGCGGGGCGGGCTGCGCGCTCGCGCGTGCGATCGACGCCGAACGGCCCGGCTCACGCCAACTGGCCATCGAGATCGACCCCGAACTCGCCACGCTCGTGCGCGAGTGGATCGACCTGCCCTCAGCGCCGCGGCTACGCATCCGCGCTGAGGACGCGCGCGTGACGCTCGACACCAATAGCGGATCGTGGCACCTCATCGTGCGCGACGCCTTCGCCGCCGGCCGCATCCCCCGCCACCTCACCACGGTGGAGGCCCACGCGGATGCCGCACGCCTGCTGGCGGACGGGGGCCTGTACGCGCTCAACATCGCCGGCGAAGCGGGCCTGGCCCCCGTCTATCGCGAGGTGCGCGCGCTCCGCATCAGCTTCGCCCATATCGCGGCGATCGCCGATCCCGCCATCGTCAAGGGCCACCGCTTCGGCAACGTCATCCTGCTCGCCTCCCAGGCCCCGCTCCCGCTCGAAACCATGTCCCGCGCCGTGCGCCGCCTGCCCCTGCCAACGGTGGTGGTGGGGCAGGCGCGGCTGGAGGAGTCGGCAGCCGGCGCACCCCTGCTTCACGACGCCGACGTCGGCTGGCCGCCGGCCTCGCCCCTACGAGGCTAA
- the dinB gene encoding DNA polymerase IV → MSRAPRSPEAKKDWGSDDSQTPILHVDMDAFFVSVELLTKPELVGKPVAVGGQERGVISAASYEARRSGVNSALPVARAKRLCPDLIILPHSKGLYGEVSARIKAIFAEFTPLVEPLSVDEAFLDVSGARKIFGSPLTIATELRRRIYDQERLTASVGVAATKHVAKIASAQAKPDGLLLIPKDQTLPFLHGLPVGALWGVGDKTRERLERKGIATIGDLAALGEARLRGLLGQAAGSQLYALAMGSDPRKVTPQRKEKSISREQTYFEPLATRAEGERALLELSHDVARRLRRAGVVSWTIGIKVRSAADFSTVSRTLTLGAPTALAADVFGAARRLFEAAGVPDGGIRLLGVRAENLAGLEEGIQLAIGDDGRRGRAEAAMDSVRSRFGEGALGPASLVERDGRAPSYPSGESVERSGERIW, encoded by the coding sequence ATGTCACGGGCACCGCGCTCGCCGGAGGCGAAGAAAGATTGGGGTAGCGACGATTCGCAGACCCCAATCCTTCACGTGGACATGGACGCCTTTTTCGTTTCGGTCGAATTGCTGACCAAGCCTGAGCTGGTGGGCAAGCCGGTGGCGGTGGGCGGCCAGGAACGCGGGGTCATCTCCGCGGCCTCGTATGAGGCCAGGCGTTCCGGGGTGAACTCGGCCCTGCCTGTGGCTCGCGCAAAGCGACTGTGTCCGGACCTCATCATTCTGCCCCACTCCAAAGGGCTCTACGGCGAGGTTTCCGCCCGCATCAAGGCAATCTTTGCCGAGTTCACCCCGCTGGTCGAGCCGCTCTCGGTGGACGAGGCCTTCCTCGACGTGTCCGGCGCCCGCAAGATCTTCGGCTCCCCGCTGACCATCGCCACCGAGCTGCGCCGGCGCATCTACGACCAGGAGCGCCTGACGGCCTCCGTAGGGGTGGCCGCCACCAAGCACGTGGCTAAGATCGCATCGGCCCAGGCAAAACCAGACGGGCTCCTCCTCATCCCGAAGGACCAGACGCTCCCCTTCCTCCATGGCCTGCCGGTCGGCGCGCTGTGGGGAGTGGGCGACAAGACGCGCGAGAGGCTCGAGCGCAAGGGTATTGCCACCATCGGCGACCTCGCGGCCCTCGGTGAGGCGCGCCTGCGCGGCCTGCTCGGGCAGGCCGCCGGCTCGCAGCTGTACGCCCTGGCCATGGGCAGTGACCCGCGCAAGGTGACTCCGCAGCGCAAGGAGAAGTCGATTAGCCGAGAGCAGACCTACTTCGAACCCCTCGCTACCAGGGCGGAGGGGGAGAGGGCTCTGCTTGAGCTTTCTCACGACGTCGCCCGCCGGCTTCGCCGCGCCGGCGTCGTGTCGTGGACTATCGGGATTAAGGTGCGCTCGGCCGCTGACTTCTCCACCGTCTCGCGCACCCTCACCCTCGGGGCGCCTACCGCGCTCGCCGCGGATGTTTTCGGCGCTGCGCGGCGGCTCTTTGAGGCCGCAGGGGTGCCCGACGGCGGGATCCGGTTGCTCGGGGTCCGGGCCGAGAACCTCGCTGGGCTCGAGGAGGGAATTCAGCTCGCGATCGGCGACGACGGCCGGCGTGGGAGGGCCGAAGCTGCGATGGACTCGGTTCGCTCTCGCTTCGGGGAGGGTGCGCTGGGTCCGGCGTCGTTGGTGGAGCGGGACGGACGGGCGCCGAGTTATCCGAGCGGCGAAAGCGTCGAGCGTTCGGGGGAGCGGATTTGGTAG
- a CDS encoding DUF3040 domain-containing protein: MALSDYERRMLEQLEAQLVDDDPRLAQSLASKEREATQTSLSPKHLVIGLIVAVLGLLVVLGGVASELVPLGVAGVVVVFAGLWYLSAGMTKVSGEAKPRKQAGRSDFMERQMEQWRKRQEG, translated from the coding sequence ATGGCTCTTTCTGACTACGAACGCAGGATGCTCGAGCAGCTCGAGGCGCAGCTCGTCGACGACGATCCGCGGCTCGCGCAGTCCTTGGCGTCCAAGGAAAGGGAGGCCACCCAGACCTCCCTGTCTCCCAAGCACCTGGTGATCGGTCTCATCGTGGCCGTGCTGGGTCTGCTCGTGGTGCTCGGCGGAGTGGCGAGCGAGCTTGTGCCCCTGGGGGTGGCGGGCGTCGTCGTCGTGTTCGCGGGTTTGTGGTATCTGTCGGCGGGGATGACGAAGGTTTCTGGCGAGGCTAAGCCGCGCAAGCAGGCGGGGAGGTCGGACTTCATGGAAAGGCAGATGGAGCAGTGGCGTAAGCGCCAGGAGGGATAG